A stretch of Stenotrophomonas indicatrix DNA encodes these proteins:
- the ubiG gene encoding bifunctional 2-polyprenyl-6-hydroxyphenol methylase/3-demethylubiquinol 3-O-methyltransferase UbiG, which yields MTAPHASSNFDQAELDKFAALANRWWDADGPQKPLHALNPVRLQYVADRAPLRGARVLDIGCGGGLLSEALAQAGAEVTAIDLAPELVKVARLHALESGVSVDYRVQAAEDLAAEQPGSFDVVTCMEMLEHVPDPGAIIEACKRLLKPGGHLFLSTINRTAAAFAVAIVGAEYVARLLPKGTHHYQEFIKPAELARWLREADLQLADVSGMAYEPWRNRARLSSRTDINYLAHAVKAP from the coding sequence ATGACTGCCCCCCACGCTTCTTCCAATTTCGATCAGGCCGAGCTGGACAAGTTCGCTGCGCTGGCCAACCGCTGGTGGGACGCCGACGGCCCGCAGAAGCCGCTGCACGCACTGAATCCGGTGCGCCTGCAGTACGTGGCCGACCGCGCGCCGCTGCGAGGTGCGCGCGTGCTCGACATCGGTTGCGGTGGCGGGCTGCTGAGTGAAGCGCTGGCCCAGGCCGGTGCCGAAGTGACCGCCATCGACCTGGCGCCGGAGCTGGTCAAGGTTGCGCGCCTGCATGCCCTGGAAAGCGGCGTCAGCGTCGACTACCGGGTGCAGGCCGCCGAGGACCTGGCCGCCGAACAACCGGGCAGCTTCGATGTGGTGACCTGCATGGAAATGCTCGAGCACGTGCCCGATCCGGGCGCGATCATCGAGGCCTGCAAGCGCCTGCTGAAGCCGGGTGGCCATCTGTTCCTGTCCACCATCAACCGCACCGCAGCCGCATTCGCCGTGGCCATCGTCGGTGCCGAGTACGTGGCACGGCTGCTGCCCAAGGGCACCCACCACTACCAGGAATTCATCAAGCCGGCCGAGCTGGCGCGTTGGCTGCGCGAGGCCGACCTGCAGCTGGCCGATGTCAGCGGCATGGCCTATGAGCCGTGGCGCAACCGCGCCCGCCTGAGCAGCCGCACCGACATCAACTACCTGGCCCACGCGGTCAAGGCGCCGTGA
- a CDS encoding TRZ/ATZ family hydrolase produces the protein MSDSPHLPEACDLLIEAGYVVPIEPHAVVLEDHAVAIRGSEIVAILPRAEARARFRATQVVSRPEAALMPGLVNAHTHNPMTLLRGVADDLPLMTWLQQHIWPVEAAVIGPEFVADGTTLAIAEMLRGGTTCANENYFFGDVQAAVYKKHGFRALVGAVIIDFPTAWAKTDDEYFAKAGELHDQWRTDPLIGTAFAPHAPYTVNDANFERVRMLSDQLDMQVHLHTHETAQEITDSIKLHGQRPLARLDRLGLVNDRLIAVHMTQLTEAEIHLCAERGVSVVHCPESNLKLASGFCPACALQRAGVNLAIGTDGCASNNDLDMFSENRTAAILAKAVADDATALDAATTLRASTLGGARALGFGERIGSIEVGKQADLVCVDLSALETQPLHNVLSQLVYATGRQQVSDVWIAGKPKLVQRELVGMDLPGIIANARQWRERIRHIRA, from the coding sequence CCTCCCCGAAGCCTGCGACCTGCTCATCGAAGCCGGTTATGTCGTTCCGATCGAGCCGCATGCGGTGGTGCTGGAAGACCATGCCGTGGCCATCCGTGGCAGCGAGATCGTGGCCATCCTGCCGCGCGCCGAAGCGCGTGCGCGGTTCCGCGCCACCCAGGTTGTCAGCCGCCCAGAGGCGGCGCTGATGCCGGGCCTGGTCAACGCGCATACGCACAACCCGATGACCCTGCTGCGCGGCGTCGCCGACGACCTGCCGCTGATGACCTGGCTGCAGCAGCACATCTGGCCGGTGGAAGCGGCGGTGATCGGTCCCGAATTCGTGGCCGACGGCACCACCCTTGCCATCGCCGAGATGCTGCGTGGCGGCACCACCTGCGCCAACGAGAACTATTTCTTCGGTGACGTGCAGGCCGCCGTCTACAAGAAGCACGGTTTCCGCGCGCTGGTCGGCGCGGTCATCATCGATTTCCCCACCGCCTGGGCCAAGACCGACGACGAGTACTTCGCCAAGGCCGGTGAACTGCATGACCAGTGGCGCACCGACCCGCTGATCGGCACCGCATTCGCGCCGCATGCGCCGTACACGGTCAACGATGCCAATTTCGAGCGGGTGCGGATGCTGTCCGACCAGCTGGACATGCAGGTGCATCTGCATACCCATGAAACCGCGCAGGAAATCACCGATTCGATCAAGCTGCACGGCCAGCGTCCGCTGGCGCGGCTGGATCGCCTCGGCCTGGTCAACGACCGCCTGATCGCGGTGCACATGACCCAGCTGACCGAGGCCGAGATCCACCTGTGCGCCGAGCGCGGCGTCAGCGTGGTGCATTGCCCGGAATCGAACCTGAAGCTGGCCTCTGGTTTCTGCCCGGCCTGCGCCCTGCAGCGCGCCGGCGTGAACCTGGCCATCGGCACCGACGGCTGCGCCAGCAACAACGACCTGGACATGTTCAGCGAGAACCGCACGGCGGCGATCCTGGCCAAGGCAGTGGCCGACGATGCCACCGCGCTGGACGCGGCGACCACGTTGCGCGCCTCCACCCTCGGCGGCGCCCGCGCCCTGGGCTTCGGCGAGCGCATCGGCTCGATCGAGGTCGGCAAGCAGGCCGACCTGGTCTGCGTTGATCTGTCCGCGCTGGAAACCCAGCCGCTGCACAACGTGCTGTCGCAGCTGGTGTACGCCACCGGCCGCCAGCAGGTCAGCGACGTCTGGATCGCCGGCAAGCCCAAGCTGGTGCAGCGCGAGCTGGTCGGCATGGACCTGCCGGGCATCATCGCCAACGCGCGCCAGTGGCGCGAGCGCATCCGTCATATCCGCGCCTGA